The Carcharodon carcharias isolate sCarCar2 chromosome 17, sCarCar2.pri, whole genome shotgun sequence DNA segment tccctcactctccctccctctctcccctccctcactctccccctctcttattctcccctccctcactctccccctcactccctctctctcccctccctcactctcccctccctcactctcccctccctcactctcccctccctctctcccttccctctccccctccctcactctccttccctctctcccctccctcactctcccctaccccactctcccctccctccctctcccccactctcccctccctcactctcccctccctccctctcccctccctcactctcccctccctcactctcccctaccccactctcccctccctcactctcccctccctcactctcccctccctctctcccctccctcactctccccctcactctcccctccctcactcccccctccctcactctcccctccttctctctcttccctcactctcccccccctcccgctctcccttccctcactctcccctcactccctgatcGTTGGGTTcgtcctctcgctgtttcccgGTTCCCGTTCTCTTGCCGGTCGGGTCCCTCTCGGTTGTGACTGGATCCGTTTCCTCCAGGCTTTGCCCGGTTTTCAGCACCTCACCCTCCGGTGGAATCACCACGAGTTCCCGGTTTAAATTCGACGAACCGGTTTGACAGAGGGCGGCTTCTCTGGGTGCAGTTCACATTGAAATGATCCGGATTCTGCTAAGCCCGCAGATGAACACAGGAGAGTGAAGAGCTCCGAGCCGGGATAATGTCGCTGGACTGGGCTCCGAGCTCACTCACTTACAGAATACCTACCAGTTACTGGGAAAAGTCACTTCCAGTTTAGTGTTAGAAACTGACTGTGAATTAACACACGTGCAGACCGACTGAGCGGGGAATTATCGGCTACAGATGCCCCCCCGGAGAgggtgggaattggggaaaagctCCCTGTGACTATCCTGAAAACGATTCACCTTTACAACATTCATAAAAAAACCCAAATATGTTATTTTCCGGGGTTTGATTGACGTTAACGAGTGAACCGGTGGGAATGGCTGTAAACAAACCCCTTTTCTGTCCAATTTCAGGAAATAATCAGTCAAAGAAAATTATTCGGTAAAACTTTCCGATTTAAAGGAGAATTTGAATAGTTACAGCCGACTGCGGGAACGAATGTAGCAGATTGGGTGGGAGAGAGTAGGGGGGACATTGAGATTTTGGGAGATGGGTTTTATATAGAGAACCACATTCAGCCCACAGCTCCGATCAACTAGTTTTAGGAGAtttctctccccccgcctcttcatctcaccccatcaccatatccttctattcctttctcccccatttgtttatccagcttcccctgtcTGTCCTATGGTGAATTTAACCactctgtgtgatagtgagttattAGTGACGATCTATTATTTATGACCCGGATACTTTGACTTATCCACAAATCATCTTTTATAATGTCTACCCTTCGgaattttatatataaaaaaaactccaCCAGCTCACTTCCGAGCCTGGTCTTTTCTGAGGAAGAGTTTCAGTTTGTTCAGTCTCTCCTGCTAGTTATATCCTTTCAGTTCTGGCGTCCTCCCTCTGAATCATGTTTGTACTGTCTCCACCGTCCCTATATCCTTTGTATCATATGAAGAGCCGACTGTTCACGGCATTCTCCGCCTGCTACAAGCAAGGTTTCATACAAGGTTACCATCGCTCCCCTATTTTCCAATTTTACTTCACTAGAAACCAAtctcagggttttttttttaaaaatggttttgTTGAGCTGCGTCAATGGTTTTAGTTATCGACACCCCCAGGCCTCTCTACTCCTCAATCCTATTTAGACTCGGTCACTTTCCGAGCACTATATTGAATTCAGCACTTCACTCCTACCTGTATTAAATCCATTTGCCAACtacatgcccattctgcaagtttattaatgttttaTGGAACAGGGGttactgcagagagagagggagacggtgtggaACAGGGGGCACTGGGGACAGACAGAGGTTTCATTACACTCAAACCGAGGTACAgcctttattctctctctctctctctcttacctccaCTTGGTCCGCCGGTTCTGGAACCAGGTTTTAACTTGAGCGTCGGTCATTTTCAAAGCTTTGGCCAGGGCCGCCCTCTCGGCTGAAGCCAGGTATTTCTGCCTGTGAAACCTTTTTTCCAACTCGCAGATCTGGAGCCGAGTGAAGGAGGTCCGGGGTTTTTTCTTTTTTGGAGGGGTTCTGTTTTGATACGGGTGTCCTATCCGGCGGGTCACGGTGAaaggagagagtgtcactggaACACAAGCAGCAAGAGGAGATAGGTGGATGCAGAGCAGCTTCAGggagaggaggttggggggggcggggggggggggtgggtgggaggtggtgaaTCTTCCTCCTGTCCACACAGAGTAAAACACACACAGTCCTGGACTGGGAaggtgagagggtcagagagcgGCTACATTCACAATCATTCCAGCAAACTGCTCTCCAGCCAAACTGGAATTATTGTTTGCATCAAGTAAACGGAGCTGGAGATTTAAACACGAGACAAGCCCCAGTCATTCCCCACTCCGTCTCCGTCCTAACTACCCTCATTTATCCATATCATCCTGACAATTATCAGAGAGtttagagtgggggggggggggggtggcgattGCTGATTTCTGGCTCGATGCGCTGGCGATAAATTTAACTCCTGGCGTTCACTGGCATTTGCGGGGCCGGGGAGATGGGGACTCTCAGCCGCAAATTTACAATAAATATCCCAGGCTTTGATTCAAGGGAGGTCAAAAGAGCGAAATAAATCGAGCGAGTGAGAGGAGGGTGGCGAGGggccaggcagagagggagagatatacAGGCAGATTCAGCAAGACACAGAACAGCACCGAGAggcatgagggagtgagggaaacccagggaagaaagagagagagagtgaggaagatggacagagtgtgaaaTAAATAGAGGGAAGAGGGAACTAGAGAGAGGAGCAGACGCTGAGATGAGGGCAATGGACAGGAAGGAATAATAGAAAACTGAGTGTGAGAATTGGATAAAAAAATAAGAGACCAGGATAGAAAATAGGATTGAACAGGGAGAATTAGATAGAAAagatagaatgagagaaaaaTGGGGAATTTGATAAAATGACAGGGAATTTGatagaaagtggagagtatttgtTCCCGTTCAGTGTCTGTAGTAAAATCCAGGGAAATCGAACACTCGGTGCGATCTCCCGGGTTCTACCGACTGGGCCAGGGTTATACTGTCAGGGTGCCTGTGAGTGCTGGCGGTGAGGGCGGTGGGGACGGTGGGGGGGACCTGTATTTAAACTAAACCCTGGCTGCAAACTCTCCAGTTGTTTGTAAGTAATTCCCGCCCGCTTCCCGGGGGTCTGTGCACTCGGTGTTTTTGGAGGGGTCGGTGGCTCGGCTGGAGACGGGGACGCGATGGCGTGACTGTCCGCAGATGTGAATCTCTTTTGAGTGGAACAGCAAAGAAGTCGAAACCTTCTGATAAAACGCTTTTCCCGCTAAAGGACACCGAGACAAACTGGTGAAGAGAGTTCTCAGAATAAGTCCAGCCTGCCCGGCTTCCCACTTATCCTGCCAGTGAGACATGCGTCCGGCTCTAACCGCTTACAATAGTGCAATTTTTACTATTGcacgtttttttaaaaaaaattgtaaaaaaaaaagtcattgcAAAATACTTTAAACAATATCTGTTTTCTAAATTCTACCATCAAGAAGACGGAATTAGAATTGTACAAAGTCTATTTTTAACCAACAGTTTTAGGGACAGGATTTGTCTCAACTCATAATCTCTGCATAAACCTAGCGTTAAAAATTAGttacatttaaaattaatttacggTTGAACTTCAGAACATTTGTAAATATATTTAAATGTGCGCCAACattatattaatatatgtaacctATTAACACATTTGAGATTAAAATTGTACACGCTAAATCCTCAAATACATTCGGTTTAATTTGTAAATAAACGCaagttatttttaaataaaaatataattatTAATTTAGCCTCTTCCCCGCCTAAATGTTGTCGATAGGGAAACGTTTCTCTCACGGATTTTAGTTAAAGTTCCTGCCGTCTAGTTTTCAGAACCGCGTTAGCCGATTACCAGAGAAGATTGAAATTAAAACCAAACCGCCCTGCAATTGGAAGAATTCGTTCGGATTTAAATGGATTGACCTTCTGGGAGAGGGGATTCGCGGTATCCTGGTCGCTGGGCAGGATTTAATATTAaggagtgagttgtttaattcggTAGAGGAAGGGTTTGAATCCGGTGAGGGTAGTGACGATTAAGGAATATTTTCCAAGCGGTAAAGACTCGGACCCGCGCCTTCCGGCCCTCAAGTCCAATTCTTCATATCTTTTTAAAAAGAACTTCTTATAATCACAGTTTAACCGTTTCTTCACAAAGGGAGAACGAAATAAAGCAGTTAGAGCCTTATAGAAATAGCTTAAATATCGGAAAGAGATTTATTAACGGACCCAACGTTATTAATAAGAGGGAATTTATAAAGGTGGGTTACATTGAGATGAAGTTGCAGAGACACGGTCAGTTCTGGTTTCCATTAAGATCGGTGAATAAACAGCAGATTATTCCAGAGATTTGAGAGGTATTTTGAATTACGAAGAATTTAATGAAAGGGAAAGTTAAAAGTTGATTTGAGTGGTGACTCGAAGCTGTGggacccatccctccctctctgccttcctccctctccccaccccactctccctgtgtctctctcactttctgcacTCACCTGAGAATCTATCCTTGGTGTATCTCCTGTTACTTTCCATCCAAGGGAAGGTTAGGTTGCTCAGGTTGCTATTGGAGTTGGGCACGGCTGCCACTCCAGTGCCCATAGGCTGATGCACCCCAGTGGTGATGGGCCGATGGGCCGGTACTCTGATCACACCCGCGGGGTTTAAGCCGTTATTGTTCATGGCCAGGTTGACCCCGTACGGGCCCGCCAGCGGGGCCAGGCTGCAGGCGTTATTATAGCCGCCCCCGCCGCCGTTGTTACTGTAGTTCACGGCCATGTTGCTGTAGTTACCGCCCACCATACATCCCAGGCCATAGTCCACATCCTGGAGTCGGGAATTCGGGATCATGCAGCCCCCTTGATCCGGATTGTTCAAGATCTGGTCTATTCCAAAGCTAATGGGTTCGTGCTGGGAGTGGGTGTGATGAGCGGCATGGGCCCCTATGTGATCCATTctgaggggggtgaaggggggtggggggtgggggaaacaatggtttgatgatGTTTGAGGCGTTTCCGAGTCACCAACCGAGCTCCCCAATCtcttaagcaaaaaaaaaatgcttgaatTCTGCCGCTCCTTCCCCTCGTGGAAGCTGGCGAGGCCCGACtgcacagaatctcagaatcaaaCTCCAGCTCAAAGCATCAATCACTGCGGGGCAACAACTGGCAAGCAGGATGCATCGTGCATTGGTGGGCTGGGTC contains these protein-coding regions:
- the tlx1 gene encoding T-cell leukemia homeobox protein 1 is translated as MDHIGAHAAHHTHSQHEPISFGIDQILNNPDQGGCMIPNSRLQDVDYGLGCMVGGNYSNMAVNYSNNGGGGGYNNACSLAPLAGPYGVNLAMNNNGLNPAGVIRVPAHRPITTGVHQPMGTGVAAVPNSNSNLSNLTFPWMESNRRYTKDRFSVTLSPFTVTRRIGHPYQNRTPPKKKKPRTSFTRLQICELEKRFHRQKYLASAERAALAKALKMTDAQVKTWFQNRRTKWRRQTAEEREAERQQANRILMQLQQEAFQKSLSQPIQPDPICLHNSSLYALQNLQPWSDDSTKIASVTSVASSCE